A region of Amyelois transitella isolate CPQ chromosome 11, ilAmyTran1.1, whole genome shotgun sequence DNA encodes the following proteins:
- the LOC106135037 gene encoding 85/88 kDa calcium-independent phospholipase A2 yields MLNSLFRFLGAEEAPNKVLEVRSDSYISRPIRYREDAMILYAPKIPSDNKNPKDKYYEIILQKPFTETLHQMYSLFRSESIETTEEKFIAFKEKIPLFIKVTKECTIPTLQKLCDTLSEHQSWTIAHIVAHFGLYELFNDPDVQKHIDDQDAFTGVTPIMVAVQTCNVRMVQSLISLKCSLSILDHDGNTVFHYAAASNKEIINMLASSDPSCLNVYNKQGYTPLHTACLADAPDCVRALLLAGADVNLAASKRTTSALPGIVGDLLKDNQPKLHQQDMKHGGTPLHWAVSREVIEALVDKNCDINAANFDERTALHIMVLRGRLECAVALLSQGAEHSLGDKDGNTPLHLAVKQTNIAIVQALIVFGAKLEAKNNEGNTPRHCVPAELSSSNYDKILYVLHAVGAKRCPTDMSGCRAGCSTRGEYNGVPPPPVARAAARKAVSDMLSVAGVMRAASDGEERKARLLCLDGGGIRGLILIQTLINLEEAVGRPIIQCFDWVAGTSTGGIIALALSCGKTLRECQRLYFSMKEHAFVGMRPYPSEALENMLKENLGTETVMSDIKQPKLCVLAVLADRKPVDLHVFRNYQSAQEILDQHNGTLSPRTEAADQVSVVSLPPPPPPREQLVWQAARASGAAPSYFRASGRYLDGGLMGNNPTLDALTELAEVHLALTATGQHEEAKKANLKVVVSCGTGVIPVTKIKDFDVFKPESLWDTARLAWGLSAIGGLLVDQATQSDGRVVERARAWCSSTGVHYFRFSPQISKDVAMDERSDEKLVVMLWEAHSFMWERRDEVKELVSLLISDK; encoded by the exons atGCTTAATtcat TATTTCGGTTCCTCGGCGCTGAGGAGGCCCCGAACAAAGTCTTAGAAGTGCGTTCAGATAGCTACATTTCTCGGCCAATAAGATACAGAGAAGATGCTATGATTTTGTATGCTCCAAAGATACCATCCGACAACAAGAATCCTAAAGACAAATATTATGAGATAATATTGCAGAAACCTTTTACAGAGACCCTGCATCAGATGTAcag TTTATTCAGATCAGAAAGTATAGAAACAACAGAGGAAAAATTTATAGCTTTCAAAGAGAAAATACCGTTATTCATCAAAGTAACTAAAGAG TGTACAATACCAACACTACAGAAACTCTGCGACACGCTATCAGAACACCAGTCGTGGACAATAGCCCATATAGTTGCCCATTTCGGCCTTTACGAGCTGTTCAACGATCCGGATGTACAGAAACACATAGATGATCAAGACGCCTTCACAGGAGTCACGCCGATTATG GTGGCCGTCCAAACGTGCAATGTGCGGATGGTGCAGAGTCTTATATCACTGAAATGCTCATTGAGCATTCTGGACCACGACGGAAACACGGTATTCCACTATGCCGCCGCTAGTAACAAGGAAATTATTAAT ATGCTGGCCAGTAGTGACCCGTCGTGTCTCAACGTGTACAACAAGCAAGGCTACACCCCGCTACACACAGCATGTCTCGCCGACGCTCCGGATTGTGTTAGAGCACTATTGCTGGCAGGCGCGGACGTTAACTTGGCGGCGTCTAAACGGACCACCAGTGCTTTGCCAG GGATAGTGGGAGACTTGCTGAAAGACAACCAGCCGAAGCTCCACCAGCAGGACATGAAGCACGGCGGCACCCCGCTGCACTGGGCCGTGTCCAGGGAGGTGATTGAAGCGCTGGTGGACAAGAACTGCGACATCAACGCGGCCAACTTCGACGAGAGGACGGCGCTGCACATCATG gttCTAAGAGGGCGCCTCGAATGCGCAGTCGCGTTACTATCCCAAGGGGCGGAGCATTCATTAGGCGACAAGGACGGCAATACACCCTTACATTTGGCGGTGAAACAGACGAACATAGCAATAGTCCAGGCTTTAATAGTGTTCGGAGCGAAGTTAGAAGCGAAAAACAATGAAGGAAACACGCCTAGGCATTGTGTGCCGGCAGAATTGTCGAGCAGTAACTATGACAAgatattgtatgttttacacGCAGTTGGCGCTAAGAG ATGCCCAACAGATATGTCTGGGTGCCGGGCGGGGTGCTCCACCCGCGGGGAGTACAACGGGGTGCCGCCGCCGCCCGTGGCCCGCGCGGCCGCCAGGAAGGCCGTCAGCGATATGTTGTCTGTGGCCGGCGTCATGCGGGCGGCCAGCGACGGCGAGGAGAGGAAGGCCAG ACTTCTCTGCCTTGACGGAGGCGGTATAAGAGGCCTAATTCTTATCCAAACTCTGATAAACCTTGAAGAAGCGGTCGGCAGACCTATCATACAATGTTTCGACTGGGTAGCGGGCACCAGTACGGGAGGGATCATAGCGTTAGCTTTATCCTGCGGGAAGACACTAAGGGAATGCCAAAGATTGTACTTCAGTATGAAAGAACACGCCTTTGTTGGCATGAGGCCGTACCCTTCGGAGGCTCTGGAGAATATGCTTAAAGAGAATTTAG GCACAGAAACAGTAATGTCGGACATCAAACAGCCAAAGTTATGTGTGTTGGCGGTACTAGCGGACCGGAAACCTGTAGATCTTCACGTGTTTAGAAACTACCAGTCTGCGCAGGAGATTCTAGATCAGCACAATGGGACGTTGA GCCCGCGAACGGAGGCGGCGGACCAGGTGTCGGTGGTGTCgctgccgccgccgccgccgccgcgcgaGCAGCTGGTGTGGCAGGCCGCGCGCGCCAGCGGCGCCGCGCCCTCCTACTTCCGCGCGTCCGGCAG ataCTTAGACGGTGGTCTAATGGGCAATAACCCGACATTGGACGCGCTAACGGAACTCGCAGAAGTACATTTGGCGTTGACGGCCACGGGACAACACGAGGAAGCGAAAAAAGCCAATTTGAAAGTGGTCGTCTCTTGTGGTACAG GTGTAATACCAGTGacgaaaataaaagatttcgACGTGTTCAAGCCGGAGAGTTTGTGGGACACCGCGCGGCTGGCGTGGGGACTGTCTGCCATCGGCGGCCTGCTAGTGGACcag gcGACCCAATCTGACGGCCGAGTAGTGGAACGCGCCCGCGCATGGTGTAGCTCCACCGGCGTCCACTACTTCCGGTTCTCGCCACAGATCTCGAAAGATGTCGCGATGGACGAGAGATCGGACGAGAAGCTCGTGGTGATGCTGTGGGAGGCGCACTCCTTCATGTGGGAGAGACGGGACGAGGTCAAGGAGCTGGTCTCCTTGTTGATATCAG ATAAATAG